One Aegilops tauschii subsp. strangulata cultivar AL8/78 chromosome 7, Aet v6.0, whole genome shotgun sequence genomic window carries:
- the LOC109765550 gene encoding nucleosome assembly protein 1;1 isoform X2 — MGGEKENLDLSDLNSSLPAAAAALSAEDRVGLVNALKDKLQSLAGQHADVLESLSPNVRTRVEFLRGIQSQHDEIETKFFEERAALEAKYQKLYEPLYAKRYDIVNGVVEVDGVAKEPTSENAAEGGDSDAKGVPDFWLTALKTNDVLTEEIQERDEPVLKYLKDIKWSRIDDPKGFKLEFFFDTNPFFKNSVLTKSYHMVDEDDPILEKAIGTEIEWYPGKNVTQKILKKKPKKGSKNTKPITKTEECESFFNFFSPPQVPDDDEDIDEEAADELQGQMEHDYDIGSTIRDKIIPHAVSWFTGEAVQAEDFDDMEDGDEDDDDEDDDDEEDDEEDEDEDEDDDEDEEELSKPTKKVAGKPKGPAKGGAQGNAEQPTECKQQ; from the exons ATGGGCGGCGAGAAGGAGAACCTCGACCTCTCCGACCTCAACAGctccctccccgccgccgccgccg CCCTCAGCGCCGAGGACCGCGTCGGCCTCGTCAATGCCCTGAAG GACAAGCTGCAGAGCTTGGCGGGGCAGCACGCGGACGTTCTCGAGTCGCTCTCGCCCAATGTCAGGACGCGTGTTGAGTTTCTGAGGGGCATTCAG AGCCAACATGATGAGATTGAGACGAAGTTTTTTGAGGAACGGGCTGCCCTTGAAGCCAAGTACCAGAAGCTGTATGAACCATTGTATGCTAAG AGGTATGACATTGTAAATGGAGTTGTGGAGGTTGATGGTGTTGCTAAAGAACCTACCAGTGAAAATGCTGCTGAGGGGGGAGATTCAGATG CTAAAGGAGTCCCAGATTTTTGGCTCACTGCTTTGAAAACAAATGACGTGCTGACTGAGGAG ATCCAAGAGCGTGATGAGCCTGTTTTGAAATATCTAAAGGATATCAAGTGGTCTAGAATTGATGACCCTAAGGGTTTCAAGCTTGAGTTTTTCTTTGATACAAACCCTTTCTTCAAGAACTCTGTCCTAACAAAATCCTATCATATGGTTGATGAGGATGACCCAATTTTGGAGAAAGCAATTGG GACTGAAATTGAGTGGTATCCTGGGAAAAATGTGACACAGAAGATTCTAAAGAAGAAACCCAAGAAAGGTTCAAAGAACACCAAGCCTATTACTAAAACTGAAGAGTGCGAGAGCTTCTTCAACTTTTTCAGCCCCCCACAAGTACctgatgatgatgaggacatTGATGAAGAAGCC GCTGATGAGCTTCAGGGTCAAATGGAGCATGATTATGACATTGG GTCTACCATAAGGGACAAGATCATCCCTCATGCTGTTTCTTGGTTTACTGGTGAGGCTGTGCAAGCTGAGGATTTTGATGATATGGAAGATGGTGACGAGGATGACGacgatgaggatgatgatgatgaagaagatgacgaggaggatgaggacgaggacgaagacgATGATGAAGACGAGGAAGAGCTAAGCAAGCCAACGAAGAAG GTGGCGGGCAAACCGAAG GGACCTGCGAAGGGTGGCGCACAAGGGAACGCTGAGCAACCGACCGAGTGCAAGCAGCAGTAG
- the LOC109765550 gene encoding nucleosome assembly protein 1;1 isoform X1 translates to MGGEKENLDLSDLNSSLPAAAAALSAEDRVGLVNALKDKLQSLAGQHADVLESLSPNVRTRVEFLRGIQSQHDEIETKFFEERAALEAKYQKLYEPLYAKRYDIVNGVVEVDGVAKEPTSENAAEGGDSDGMKSKFALPLRDHHSDVLLTSFSAKGVPDFWLTALKTNDVLTEEIQERDEPVLKYLKDIKWSRIDDPKGFKLEFFFDTNPFFKNSVLTKSYHMVDEDDPILEKAIGTEIEWYPGKNVTQKILKKKPKKGSKNTKPITKTEECESFFNFFSPPQVPDDDEDIDEEAADELQGQMEHDYDIGSTIRDKIIPHAVSWFTGEAVQAEDFDDMEDGDEDDDDEDDDDEEDDEEDEDEDEDDDEDEEELSKPTKKVAGKPKGPAKGGAQGNAEQPTECKQQ, encoded by the exons ATGGGCGGCGAGAAGGAGAACCTCGACCTCTCCGACCTCAACAGctccctccccgccgccgccgccg CCCTCAGCGCCGAGGACCGCGTCGGCCTCGTCAATGCCCTGAAG GACAAGCTGCAGAGCTTGGCGGGGCAGCACGCGGACGTTCTCGAGTCGCTCTCGCCCAATGTCAGGACGCGTGTTGAGTTTCTGAGGGGCATTCAG AGCCAACATGATGAGATTGAGACGAAGTTTTTTGAGGAACGGGCTGCCCTTGAAGCCAAGTACCAGAAGCTGTATGAACCATTGTATGCTAAG AGGTATGACATTGTAAATGGAGTTGTGGAGGTTGATGGTGTTGCTAAAGAACCTACCAGTGAAAATGCTGCTGAGGGGGGAGATTCAGATGGTATGAAATCAAAGTTTGCACTTCCTCTTAGAGATCACCATTCTGATGTGCTGTTAACCTCTTTTTCAGCTAAAGGAGTCCCAGATTTTTGGCTCACTGCTTTGAAAACAAATGACGTGCTGACTGAGGAG ATCCAAGAGCGTGATGAGCCTGTTTTGAAATATCTAAAGGATATCAAGTGGTCTAGAATTGATGACCCTAAGGGTTTCAAGCTTGAGTTTTTCTTTGATACAAACCCTTTCTTCAAGAACTCTGTCCTAACAAAATCCTATCATATGGTTGATGAGGATGACCCAATTTTGGAGAAAGCAATTGG GACTGAAATTGAGTGGTATCCTGGGAAAAATGTGACACAGAAGATTCTAAAGAAGAAACCCAAGAAAGGTTCAAAGAACACCAAGCCTATTACTAAAACTGAAGAGTGCGAGAGCTTCTTCAACTTTTTCAGCCCCCCACAAGTACctgatgatgatgaggacatTGATGAAGAAGCC GCTGATGAGCTTCAGGGTCAAATGGAGCATGATTATGACATTGG GTCTACCATAAGGGACAAGATCATCCCTCATGCTGTTTCTTGGTTTACTGGTGAGGCTGTGCAAGCTGAGGATTTTGATGATATGGAAGATGGTGACGAGGATGACGacgatgaggatgatgatgatgaagaagatgacgaggaggatgaggacgaggacgaagacgATGATGAAGACGAGGAAGAGCTAAGCAAGCCAACGAAGAAG GTGGCGGGCAAACCGAAG GGACCTGCGAAGGGTGGCGCACAAGGGAACGCTGAGCAACCGACCGAGTGCAAGCAGCAGTAG